The Brassica oleracea var. oleracea cultivar TO1000 chromosome C7, BOL, whole genome shotgun sequence sequence AAAGCTCCAGTAACAAGATTAAGACCCACACAAAAACAAATACGTATGTCGGTTTTTGAAAAAAAATCTAATTACACAGTTACAGAACATATATTCAGTATACACATACAAGTTCATTTTTTTCTACAACACAACAAGTAACTTTTCTATAAAACATTTACTGAAGCTAGAATATGTAGCCTTAGTTTCTTGTCTTAAAAATTCCAAAATAGCAACATGTTGTGGTTTGATGATGGGTTTGTCTCCTTGATAGAACTTGATCGATGATGGATGCACAGATGGATAGAAATCGAGATGGAATGGATCTTCAGTGTGCATGAGATCGATGGAGAGATCAAACACTTGTGTAGAAGTGCTAGTGATCGTGAGATTTACTCCCACAAACAATGATCTAAGGTGAAAGACTTGCAGATAATCAACTCCTAGACAAACAAGGTTCAGAAACTGAACAAAGGATTCACAGATCAAAAGAAGATTTTTAGTGAAAAGTGAATGAACAACAAAGTGAAATCGACAAGGTTTATGTAGAAAGAAGAACCCGGTTTGGACTTGTGTAAAAACTAGAAAGAAACATTAAAACTAGGTGATCTTGGAGACTGAGTAGTTGAACACTTGACTTAACTGGTTCTCTTGTTTTCCGGTTGCAAGTGGCTCTGGTTTGGAGTAAACCATGTCGAGATTGCCTTCCTCAGATTCCTGGTTTGTGATCTTGTAACTGGGCCTTTAGACAGTGAGAATGAATCCTTGTCTTCTTTGGTTTGGGCTTCATAAGTTGCATCTGATTCATGAGAAAGATTGGGCCGAAATCCATCAGCTCTGGCTAGGTCCATCACGCTTTGAGTATCACTCTGGTTCAGCTCATCTAGCTCCTCTTCAGTGTCACTCTCATTCAGCTCCTTTCCAGCTCCTTGTTCAGTGTCAGTCTCCTCCAGCTCGTCCAGCTCCATATCAGCTTCTAGTTCAGTCATGGTTGCATCATCCCCTCCTCCTTTAAAAGGATTTGACTTCAAATCCAAATGATCTGGATAAAATGAGATCAAGTCAGCAACATTGAAAGTATAATTGATTGGATACTTACCTTGTAGATCTATCTTGTAAGCCCTTGGCAATAGCTTAGACTTTCTTTCCACAGGAAGCCTTCCTTTCCACAGGAAACCTTTCTTTCCTCAAGTGTATTGTCACCAAGTCCCTGGTTCAAGTATCAGCTCACGCCTGCCCCTTTTGCATATTTAGCATACTCCTTCGTCCTCTCCTCAATATTCTTCTTAACCTGATCATGCAAAGACACAAAAAACTCGGCCTTGACCTTGTCGGCCTTTCCATCAAGATTAGCTTGTTC is a genomic window containing:
- the LOC106302942 gene encoding uncharacterized protein LOC106302942; this translates as MGHFGVAKTYSILKEHFYLPSMKKDIKRVCSRTRKGRDSIFVVVDRFSKMPHFIAYHKTDNALIIADLFFRDVVRLHGMPRTIVSDRDTKFLSHFWKTLWSNLGTKLLFSTTCHLQTDRQTEVVNRTLATLLRAMIKKNIKTWEHVDFAYNYSADKVKAEFFVSLHDQVKKNIEERTKEYAKYAKGAGKGFLWKGRLPVERKSKLLPRAYKIDLQDHLDLKSNPFKGGGDDATMTELEADMELDELEETDTEQGAGKELNESDTEEELDELNQSDTQSVMDLARADGFRPNLSHESDATYEAQTKEDKDSFSLSKGPVTRSQTRNLRKAISTWFTPNQSHLQPENKRTS